One window of the Triticum dicoccoides isolate Atlit2015 ecotype Zavitan chromosome 3B, WEW_v2.0, whole genome shotgun sequence genome contains the following:
- the LOC119278256 gene encoding uncharacterized protein LOC119278256 isoform X2, with protein sequence MERAGEEDDTGSGSRRRSRSRGGSDATSTMSDGGTTAVKQHQALRLVEDLSLPSVQVVVMSANMGCSHCRQRVTKVVTKMNGLLDYMVDFGKKEVTVRGTVIHTKKKRKKQQQQYMITGLEKVPPANMGARTLSWFLGCYGS encoded by the exons ATGGAGCGTGCAGGGGAAGAAGATGACacagggagtggaagcaggaggaggagcaggagcagggGTGGATCAGATGCAACGTCGACCATGAGCGACGGCGGCACCACGGCGGTCAAGCAGCACCAGGCTCTGAGGCTCGTGGAGGACCTCTCCCTCCCTTCG GTGCAGGTGGTGGTGATGAGCGCCAACATGGGCTGCTCCCACTGCCGACAGCGGGTCACCAAGGTCGTCACCAAGATGAACG GGCTGCTGGATTACATGGTGGATTTCGGGAAGAAGGAGGTGACGGTGAGGGGCACCGTAATTCacaccaagaagaagaggaagaagcagcagcagcagtacaTGATCACTGGGCTGGAGAAGGTGCCACCTGCTAACATGGGCGCCAGGACGCTCTCCTGGTTTTTGGGATGCTACGGTTCATAG
- the LOC119278255 gene encoding uncharacterized protein LOC119278255 has translation MEDGDGEAAREAIAARMRGGDYTGARTLLLETLQTNPGLDGAVEMLAVLEVLCAAPAGRPPHWYRALQVLPGDGAAAIEARHRALLAQLEPVRDALPGADLALRLVDEAYKVLSDPTKRASFDSSNTAGGSVKQMAVGAFSSAHADLRRDPISLTERMHVDGSATPLGANPDLDRVKSVGTKHVRQIDRPFLDAGNCSNVASSSKTKRTDYCFLGDDGEFELHEENHADKKLKSVWEKDVYSVSSSEEDPDGCFADLSDAMQDDPCSSQQYDYHNFEEDRLIQQFATGQIWAGYDWEKFPRRYARIHEVLTDKMQLYVSWFKPCPQSHEEKNWLSASLPFVCGTFIAEERQISLSSISMFSHEISRDTLNQHLEVFPRQGEAWAIYSDWDIGWCNNPEMRKKSAFSVVEILTSYSEDSGCTVAPLVKVGGFRSVFQRYMRSGREQVLQVCSDNLLMFSHRIPLFRFTHEAGTVLELEHSIVPENLRHQSTLASVTPLSPLSGLHSDTNGFHEAAMAQFSSTSTSNLGSGISQQGVMNYNNKLSYEDFMEGQIWAVYDARDRMPRSYVRIIHVVSDATVFVLKLEPHPMLNEEIRWVEDGLPVACGVYRAGIETTYKDISAFSHPVQCDWSSKKSFYRIFPKKGEIWAMYKNWKITLNSTDIEKCEPRMVEILSDYTDENGVNVCSLTRVKGCLSFFQRALLEGFHLTRWISKSEMLSFSHRVPAFVVIEIRERDIPQGSWHLEPSALPLRSIH, from the coding sequence ATGGAGGATGgggacggcgaggcggcgcgggaggcAATCGCGGCGAGGATGCGGGGCGGGGACTACACCGGCGCCAGGACGCTGCTGTTGGAGACGCTGCAGACCAACCCCGGCCTCGACGGCGCCGTCGAGATGCTCGCCGTGCTCGAGGTCCTCTGCGCCGCCCCCGCCGGCCGCCCGCCGCACTGGTACCGGGCCCTCCAGGTCCTGCCCGgggacggcgccgccgccatcgAGGCGCGGCACAGGGCCCTCCTGGCCCAGCTGGAGCCCGTCCGGGACGCCCTCCCCGGCGCCGACCTGGCGCTCCGCCTCGTCGACGAAGCCTACAAGGTGCTGTCCGACCCGACCAAGAGGGCCAGCTTCGACTCGAGCAACACGGCGGGGGGTTCGGTCAAGCAGATGGCAGTAGGTGCGTTTAGCAGTGCTCACGCTGACTTGCGGCGTGACCCCATTTCGCTGACCGAACGGATGCATGTCGATGGGTCAGCAACTCCTCTCGGCGCAAATCCTGACCTGGATAGAGTAAAAAGCGTGGGCACGAAGCATGTTCGGCAGATTGACCGACCATTTTTGGATGCAGGAAATTGTTCAAACGTGGCTAGTTCTTCCAAAACCAAGAGGACCGACTATTGCTTTCTAGGTGATGATGGCGAGTTCGAGTTGCATGAGGAAAACCATGCAGACAAGAAGCTTAAGAGTGTATGGGAGAAGGACGTGTATTCGGTGTCCTCGTCGGAGGAAGATCCCGACGGCTGCTTTGCTGATCTCTCAGATGCCATGCAAGATGACCCCTGCTCTAGTCAACAGTATGACTATCATAACTTTGAGGAGGACAGGTTGATACAGCAATTTGCTACTGGCCAGATCTGGGCAGGGTATGACTGGGAGAAGTTTCCTCGCAGATATGCACGGATACATGAAGTTTTGACAGATAAGATGCAGTTATatgtatcatggttcaaaccatgcCCGCAATCTCATGAAGAGAAGAACTGGTTAAGTGCAAGCTTGCCATTCGTTTGTGGAACCTTCATTGCGGAAGAACGGCAAATATCGCTATCTTCTATAAGCATGTTCTCCCACGAAATATCTCGTGATACTCTAAATCAGCATCTTGAAGTATTTCCCCGGCAAGGAGAAGCATGGGCCATCTACAGTGACTGGGACATTGGGTGGTGCAATAATCCTGAAATGCGGAAGAAGAGTGCCTTTTCTGTTGTAGAAATTCTTACCAGTTATTCAGAAGACTCAGGTTGTACAGTTGCGCCCTTGGTAAAGGTAGGCGGATTTAGAAGCGTTTTCCAGAGGTACATGAGGAGTGGGAGGGAGCAGGTATTACAAGTCTGCAGTGACAATCTGCTCATGTTTTCTCACAGGATCCCTTTGTTTAGATTTACTCATGAGGCTGGAACAGTCCTGGAGCTTGAACATTCTATTGTACCAGAAAATCTGCGGCATCAAAGTACATTGGCAAGTGTGACTCCTTTGTCCCCACTCTCAGGTTTGCATAGTGATACAAATGGCTTTCATGAAGCTGCTATGGCGCAATTCTCCAGCACTTCAACTAGCAATTTAGGTTCAGGTATTTCCCAGCAAGGAGTGATGAACTACAATAACAAGTTGTCATATGAAGATTTTATGGAGGGGCAGATCTGGGCTGTGTACGATGCTCGGGATCGGATGCCTAGGTCTTATGTCAGAATAATCCATGTGGTTTCAGATGCTACAGTTTTTGTGTTGAAGTTGGAACCACATCCAATGCTTAACGAAGAAATACGATGGGTCGAAGATGGCTTGCCAGTTGCTTGTGGGGTATATCGAGCTGGTATTGAAACTACTTACAAGGACATATCAGCTTTCTCTCATCCTGTACAGTGTGACTGGAGTTCAAAGAAGTCTTTCTATCGAATCTTCCCGAAGAAAGGGGAAATATGGGCAATGTACAAAAACTGGAAGATTACCTTAAATAGCACTGATATTGAAAAATGTGAACCTCGCATGGTTGAGATCCTCTCAGATTATACTGATGAGAATGGAGTTAATGTGTGCAGCTTGACTCGTGTAAAAGGCTGTTTATCATTTTTCCAGAGAGCATTACTGGAAGGTTTCCATTTGACAAGGTGGATTTCGAAGTCTGAAATGCTCAGCTTTTCCCATCGAGTTCCTGCTTTTGTTGTCATTGAAATCAGAGAGCGTGATATACCACAAGGGTCATGGCACCTGGAACCAAGTGCCCTACCTCTTAGGAGCATACATTGA
- the LOC119278256 gene encoding uncharacterized protein LOC119278256 isoform X1, with translation MERAGEEDDTGSGSRRRSRSRGGSDATSTMSDGGTTAVKQHQALRLVEDLSLPSVQVVVMSANMGCSHCRQRVTKVVTKMNAGLLDYMVDFGKKEVTVRGTVIHTKKKRKKQQQQYMITGLEKVPPANMGARTLSWFLGCYGS, from the exons ATGGAGCGTGCAGGGGAAGAAGATGACacagggagtggaagcaggaggaggagcaggagcagggGTGGATCAGATGCAACGTCGACCATGAGCGACGGCGGCACCACGGCGGTCAAGCAGCACCAGGCTCTGAGGCTCGTGGAGGACCTCTCCCTCCCTTCG GTGCAGGTGGTGGTGATGAGCGCCAACATGGGCTGCTCCCACTGCCGACAGCGGGTCACCAAGGTCGTCACCAAGATGAACG CAGGGCTGCTGGATTACATGGTGGATTTCGGGAAGAAGGAGGTGACGGTGAGGGGCACCGTAATTCacaccaagaagaagaggaagaagcagcagcagcagtacaTGATCACTGGGCTGGAGAAGGTGCCACCTGCTAACATGGGCGCCAGGACGCTCTCCTGGTTTTTGGGATGCTACGGTTCATAG